One window of Streptomyces sp. SUK 48 genomic DNA carries:
- a CDS encoding LacI family DNA-binding transcriptional regulator, with the protein MGVSLKDVAQRAGVSVKTVSNVVNNYVHVSPGTRARVQRAIDELGYRPNLVARHLRNGRTGIIALAVPELGNPYFSEVAGAVIDAAARHDYTVLLDHTAGLREKEILVCQGFRAQIIDGLILSPIRMATEDLLARTDTSPLVLLGEREYEAPFDHIAIDNVAAARAAVQHLLDTGRRRVAFLGARHESAREPARLRLRGWREAHTAAGLRPPEPLVMATDGYDRQDGAVAMAALLDRGERPDAVFAFNDLVALGAMRVLASRGLRVPQDIAVAGFDDIEEARYAAVALTTIAPDKRAIAQIAVDCVVERIAARTAPVPRRILPGFELVVRESTVERRG; encoded by the coding sequence GTGGGCGTCAGCCTGAAGGACGTCGCACAGCGCGCCGGGGTTTCCGTCAAGACTGTGTCGAACGTCGTGAACAACTATGTCCATGTCTCCCCCGGCACCCGGGCACGGGTGCAGCGGGCCATCGACGAACTCGGCTACCGGCCCAACCTCGTCGCCCGCCATCTGCGCAACGGCCGTACCGGCATCATCGCGCTGGCCGTCCCCGAGCTGGGCAACCCCTACTTCTCCGAGGTGGCCGGCGCCGTCATCGACGCGGCCGCCCGGCACGACTACACCGTGCTGCTCGACCACACGGCGGGGCTGCGGGAGAAGGAGATCCTCGTCTGCCAGGGCTTTCGCGCGCAGATCATCGACGGCCTGATCCTCAGCCCGATCCGGATGGCGACGGAGGACCTGCTCGCCCGCACGGACACCTCGCCCCTGGTCCTCCTCGGGGAGCGCGAGTACGAAGCCCCCTTCGACCACATCGCCATCGACAACGTGGCGGCGGCGCGCGCCGCGGTGCAGCACCTGCTCGACACCGGCCGGCGCCGCGTGGCCTTCCTCGGCGCCCGCCACGAGAGCGCGCGGGAACCCGCCCGCCTGCGGCTGCGCGGATGGCGCGAGGCACACACCGCCGCCGGTCTGCGGCCACCCGAACCCCTGGTCATGGCCACCGACGGCTACGACCGCCAGGACGGCGCCGTGGCGATGGCCGCCCTCCTGGACCGCGGTGAACGGCCGGACGCCGTCTTCGCCTTCAACGACCTCGTCGCCCTCGGCGCCATGCGTGTTCTGGCCAGCCGCGGACTGCGCGTCCCTCAGGACATCGCCGTCGCCGGCTTCGACGACATCGAGGAGGCCCGCTACGCGGCCGTTGCCCTGACCACCATCGCCCCCGACAAACGCGCCATCGCCCAGATCGCCGTGGACTGCGTCGTGGAACGCATCGCCGCCCGGACCGCACCGGTCCCACGCCGGATCCTGCCGGGCTTCGAACTCGTGGTGCGGGAGTCGACGGTGGAGCGGCGCGGCTGA
- a CDS encoding HAMP domain-containing protein, with translation MAGKATGTTDAVPGDEELRRLLAGLTAVRDGDFGTRLPDDSPGLMGDIATVFNGMVDQLSVFTSEVTRVSREVGTEGTLGGQAQVPGVSGTWADLTDSVNAMAGNLTTQVRDIAQVATAVAKGDLSQKIDVPARGEILQLKETVNTMVDQLSAFADEVTRVAREVGTEGRLGGQAQVPGVAGVWRDLTDSVNFMAGNLTAQVRNVAQVTTAVAQGDLSQKITVDARGEILELKSTINTMVDQLSAFADEVTRVAREVGTEGRLGGQADVKGVKGTWRDLTDSVNFMAGNLTNQVRNVAQVATAVAQGDLSQKITVDARGEILELKSTINTMVDQLSAFADEVTRVAREVGTEGRLGGQAQVRGVAGTWKDLTDNVNVMASNLTGQVRSISQVATAVAKGDLSQKIMVEAKGEVAALADVINTMVDTLSAFADEVTRVAREVGTEGRLGGQAHVPNVAGTWKDLTDNVNSMANNLTGQVRNIALVTTAVAKGDLSKKIDVDARGEILELKTTINTMVDQLSAFADEVTRVAREVGTEGRLGGQAEVEGVSGTWKRLTENVNELAGNLTRQVRAIADVASAVAEGDLTRSITVDASGEVADLKDNINSMVESLRETTRANQEQDWLKTNLARLSGLMQGHRDLRVVAELIMDELVPQVSAQYGAFYLAEDAAAGPELRLVGDYGRPDEDERPERIPFGRSLVGQAARSRRTIAVDELPPRYVTISSGLGQIEPTALLLLPILFEEQVLGVIELASVSRFTTVQRDFLQQLVDTIGVNVNTIVANARTDELLEESQRLTSELQARSAELQAQQEELQRSNAELEEKASLLAEQNRDIEGKNLQIEQARQELEARAQQLSLASKYKSEFLANMSHELRTPLNSLLILAQLLAQNPSRNLTPKQVEYAGIIHSAGSDLLQLINDILDLSKVEAGKMDVTPERVPLRQLIEYVEATFRPMTSQKSLGFTITTSAGAPADLLTDDSRLRQILRNLLSNAVKFTEQGGVELCVEPAADDEVPRAVVRGGAVVAFRVTDTGIGIPEQQLESIFGAFQQADGTTSRKYGGTGLGLSITREIAHLLGGAVTVDSTPGKGSTFTLFLPVARPDFDDHLRGVRGTVEPAELEHADATAPHELKAAPPLVSAKRPRARRLLVVEERPRGLLTLVAESVVGDLDHGHADGIPVDIITAVGAQEAAGALAAEPCHCVVVELGASDGESARFLHALHGDSALAGVPVLVHNGSHRAEYPEAEPGGSLEYLSSLDELRERIALHLSAEEPGEVLTFVRGEELQHTPDQVDEYNRGRTVLVVDDDARNLFALSGILELHGFRVLHAENGRKGIETLLNNSDVELVLMDVMMPEMDGYAATAEIRSMPRYADLPVIAVTAKAMQGDREKSLASGASDYVTKPVDTRDLIACVRRWLPA, from the coding sequence ATGGCCGGCAAGGCGACCGGGACGACCGACGCGGTACCGGGCGACGAAGAACTGAGACGACTGCTCGCGGGGCTGACCGCGGTCCGTGACGGGGATTTCGGTACCCGGCTGCCGGACGACTCCCCGGGGCTCATGGGCGACATCGCCACCGTCTTCAACGGCATGGTCGACCAGTTGTCCGTGTTCACCTCCGAGGTCACCCGCGTGTCCCGCGAGGTGGGCACCGAGGGCACCCTCGGCGGCCAGGCGCAGGTGCCGGGGGTCTCGGGCACCTGGGCCGACCTGACCGACTCGGTCAACGCGATGGCGGGCAACCTCACCACCCAGGTCCGCGACATCGCCCAGGTGGCCACCGCGGTCGCCAAGGGTGACCTGTCGCAGAAGATCGACGTCCCGGCGCGCGGCGAGATCCTTCAGCTGAAGGAGACCGTCAACACGATGGTCGACCAGCTCTCCGCCTTCGCCGACGAGGTCACCCGCGTCGCCCGCGAGGTCGGTACCGAGGGCCGGCTCGGCGGTCAGGCGCAGGTCCCGGGCGTCGCCGGCGTCTGGCGCGACCTCACGGATTCGGTCAACTTCATGGCCGGAAACCTCACCGCCCAGGTGCGCAACGTCGCCCAGGTGACGACGGCCGTCGCGCAGGGTGATCTGTCGCAGAAGATCACGGTGGATGCCCGGGGCGAGATCCTGGAGCTGAAGTCCACCATCAACACGATGGTGGATCAGCTGTCCGCGTTCGCCGACGAGGTGACGCGCGTAGCGCGCGAGGTCGGTACCGAGGGCCGGCTCGGCGGCCAGGCCGACGTCAAGGGCGTGAAGGGAACCTGGCGGGACCTCACGGATTCGGTCAACTTCATGGCCGGAAACCTGACCAACCAGGTGCGCAACGTCGCCCAGGTGGCCACCGCGGTGGCGCAGGGTGATCTGTCGCAGAAGATCACGGTGGATGCCCGGGGCGAGATCCTGGAGCTGAAGAGCACCATCAACACGATGGTGGATCAGCTGTCCGCGTTCGCCGACGAGGTGACGCGCGTAGCGCGCGAGGTCGGTACCGAGGGCCGGCTCGGCGGCCAGGCGCAGGTGCGGGGAGTCGCCGGCACCTGGAAGGACCTCACCGACAACGTCAATGTGATGGCCTCCAACCTCACCGGCCAGGTCCGCTCCATCAGCCAGGTCGCCACGGCCGTCGCCAAGGGCGACCTCTCGCAGAAGATCATGGTCGAGGCCAAGGGCGAGGTCGCCGCGCTCGCCGACGTCATCAACACCATGGTCGACACGCTCTCGGCGTTCGCCGACGAGGTCACCCGCGTGGCCCGCGAGGTGGGCACCGAGGGCCGGCTCGGCGGCCAGGCCCATGTGCCCAACGTGGCGGGCACCTGGAAGGACCTCACCGACAACGTCAACTCCATGGCCAACAACCTCACCGGCCAGGTGCGCAACATCGCGCTGGTGACCACCGCCGTGGCCAAGGGCGACCTGTCGAAGAAGATCGACGTCGACGCGCGCGGCGAGATCCTCGAACTGAAGACGACCATCAACACGATGGTGGACCAGCTGTCCGCGTTCGCCGACGAGGTCACGCGTGTCGCACGCGAGGTGGGCACCGAGGGCCGGCTCGGCGGTCAGGCCGAGGTCGAGGGCGTCTCCGGCACCTGGAAGCGGCTCACCGAGAACGTCAACGAGCTCGCCGGGAACCTCACCCGGCAGGTCCGCGCCATCGCCGACGTCGCCAGCGCCGTCGCCGAGGGCGACCTCACCCGCTCCATCACCGTCGACGCCTCCGGCGAGGTCGCCGACCTCAAGGACAACATCAACTCCATGGTGGAGTCCCTGCGCGAGACCACCCGGGCCAACCAGGAACAGGACTGGCTCAAGACCAACCTCGCCCGGCTCTCCGGCCTCATGCAGGGCCACCGCGACCTGCGCGTCGTGGCCGAGCTGATCATGGACGAGCTGGTGCCCCAGGTGTCCGCCCAGTACGGCGCCTTCTACCTCGCCGAGGACGCCGCCGCCGGCCCCGAGCTGCGGCTCGTCGGCGACTACGGCCGACCCGACGAGGACGAGCGCCCCGAGCGCATCCCCTTCGGCCGCTCCCTGGTCGGCCAGGCCGCCCGCAGCCGCCGTACGATCGCGGTCGACGAGCTGCCGCCCCGCTACGTCACCATCTCCTCCGGACTCGGACAGATCGAGCCCACCGCGCTGCTGCTGCTGCCCATCCTCTTCGAGGAGCAGGTGCTCGGCGTCATCGAACTCGCCTCCGTCTCCCGGTTCACCACCGTGCAGCGGGACTTCCTCCAGCAGCTCGTGGACACCATCGGCGTCAACGTCAACACGATCGTCGCCAACGCCCGCACCGACGAACTGCTCGAGGAGTCCCAGCGGCTCACCAGCGAACTCCAGGCCCGCTCGGCCGAGTTGCAGGCCCAGCAGGAGGAACTCCAGCGCTCCAACGCGGAACTGGAGGAGAAGGCGTCGCTGCTCGCCGAGCAGAACCGCGACATCGAGGGCAAGAACCTCCAGATCGAGCAGGCCCGGCAGGAACTGGAGGCACGCGCCCAGCAGTTGTCGCTGGCCTCCAAGTACAAGTCCGAGTTCCTCGCCAACATGAGCCACGAGCTGCGCACCCCGCTCAACAGCCTGCTCATCCTGGCCCAGCTGCTCGCCCAGAACCCCTCCCGCAACCTCACCCCGAAGCAGGTCGAGTACGCGGGCATCATCCACTCGGCGGGCTCCGACCTGCTCCAGCTGATCAACGACATCCTCGACCTGTCCAAGGTCGAGGCGGGCAAGATGGACGTCACCCCGGAGCGGGTCCCGCTGCGCCAGCTCATCGAGTACGTCGAGGCCACCTTCCGGCCGATGACCTCGCAGAAGAGCCTCGGGTTCACCATCACCACGTCGGCCGGCGCGCCCGCCGACCTGCTCACCGACGACTCCCGGCTCCGTCAGATCCTGCGCAACCTGCTGTCCAACGCGGTGAAGTTCACCGAACAGGGCGGGGTCGAACTGTGCGTCGAGCCCGCGGCCGACGACGAGGTGCCCCGCGCCGTGGTCCGCGGCGGCGCGGTGGTCGCCTTCCGGGTGACGGACACCGGCATCGGCATCCCGGAACAGCAACTGGAGAGCATCTTCGGCGCGTTCCAGCAGGCGGACGGCACCACCAGCCGCAAGTACGGCGGCACCGGGCTCGGCCTGTCCATCACCCGGGAGATCGCCCATCTGCTCGGCGGTGCCGTCACCGTCGACAGCACACCGGGCAAGGGCAGCACTTTCACCCTCTTCCTGCCCGTGGCCCGGCCCGACTTCGACGACCACCTGCGCGGTGTCCGCGGCACCGTCGAACCGGCCGAACTGGAGCACGCGGACGCCACCGCCCCGCACGAGCTGAAGGCGGCGCCGCCCCTCGTCTCCGCCAAGCGGCCGCGCGCCCGCAGGCTGCTCGTCGTGGAGGAGCGTCCGCGCGGCCTGCTGACCCTGGTCGCCGAGAGCGTCGTGGGCGATCTCGACCACGGGCACGCCGACGGCATCCCCGTCGACATCATCACCGCGGTCGGCGCCCAGGAGGCGGCCGGCGCCCTCGCCGCCGAACCCTGCCACTGCGTCGTCGTCGAACTGGGCGCCTCCGACGGGGAGTCGGCCCGGTTCCTGCACGCGCTGCACGGCGACTCGGCCCTCGCCGGCGTCCCCGTGCTGGTGCACAACGGCTCCCACCGCGCCGAGTACCCGGAGGCGGAGCCGGGCGGCTCGCTGGAGTACCTCTCCAGCCTGGACGAGCTGCGCGAGCGGATCGCCCTCCACCTGTCCGCGGAGGAGCCCGGCGAGGTGCTCACCTTCGTCCGCGGCGAGGAACTCCAGCACACCCCGGACCAGGTCGACGAGTACAACCGGGGCCGTACCGTCCTCGTCGTCGACGACGACGCGCGCAACCTCTTCGCGCTCAGCGGCATCCTCGAACTGCACGGCTTCCGCGTCCTGCACGCGGAGAACGGCCGCAAGGGCATCGAGACGCTGCTGAACAACTCGGACGTCGAACTCGTCCTGATGGACGTGATGATGCCCGAGATGGACGGGTACGCCGCCACCGCCGAGATCCGCAGCATGCCGCGGTACGCGGACCTGCCGGTGATCGCCGTCACCGCGAAGGCGATGCAGGGCGACCGGGAGAAGAGCCTCGCCTCCGGCGCCAGCGACTACGTCACGAAACCGGTGGACACCCGCGACCTCATCGCCTGCGTCCGGCGCTGGCTGCCCGCATGA